One Gemmatimonadaceae bacterium DNA segment encodes these proteins:
- a CDS encoding isoprenylcysteine carboxylmethyltransferase family protein codes for MAVDLPALGLMANLERTAVEEVSDLEATLPARLGGWLFRNRGWLPLVFLGIPLLAPGTPSPNRWIIGGILIVAGEAFRLAGVAAAGTTTRRRSRNVQRLVTHGPFAWSRNPLYNGNFLVWVGFVVLSGVLWFLPLAMLLFAAEYSLIVRYEEGVLETTFGRAYLEYRLKTPRWVPSRPEEPVPGELNWREAFRSEISTFLVYLVLVLAFVVKDRFVG; via the coding sequence TTGGCGGTCGATCTTCCTGCCCTGGGATTGATGGCCAACCTCGAGCGCACCGCTGTCGAGGAGGTAAGCGACCTCGAGGCCACGCTTCCCGCGCGGCTCGGCGGCTGGCTGTTCCGGAATCGCGGGTGGCTTCCGCTGGTTTTTCTCGGGATTCCTCTGCTCGCCCCGGGCACCCCGTCGCCCAATCGCTGGATCATCGGCGGAATTCTGATTGTTGCGGGCGAAGCATTCCGCTTGGCGGGTGTCGCCGCAGCGGGAACGACGACGCGCCGCCGCTCGCGCAACGTGCAGCGACTCGTCACGCACGGGCCGTTCGCGTGGAGCCGCAATCCTCTCTACAACGGGAATTTTCTGGTGTGGGTAGGATTTGTCGTTCTCTCGGGGGTGCTCTGGTTTCTGCCGTTAGCGATGCTTCTCTTTGCGGCCGAGTACAGCCTGATCGTGCGGTACGAGGAAGGTGTGCTGGAGACGACGTTCGGCCGAGCGTACCTGGAGTACAGGCTGAAGACGCCGAGGTGGGTGCCGAGTCGGCCGGAGGAGCCGGTGCCCGGGGAGCTGAACTGGCGCGAGGCGTTCAGGAGTGAGATCAGCACTTTCCTTGTGTATCTCGTGCTTGTTCTGGCGTTCGTTGTGAAGGATCGCTTCGTCGGCTAA
- a CDS encoding thioesterase family protein: MADELTIHIYPSDCDSAGHVNHAYMLMLLERARWAALEKHMTFEDYVTRSLTAVVRHIDASYSGSARPGDEFRTRTGLVSIGNTSFTVKQTAHNQRDELICEATVVYVTLGSDGRPARVPEHWRSIFLPWD; encoded by the coding sequence ATGGCTGACGAGCTGACGATCCACATCTATCCGAGCGACTGCGACAGCGCGGGGCATGTCAATCACGCTTACATGCTGATGCTTCTGGAGCGTGCGCGATGGGCGGCGCTCGAGAAGCACATGACGTTCGAGGATTACGTGACGCGCTCGCTCACTGCAGTCGTGCGGCACATCGACGCGTCGTACAGCGGCAGCGCGCGGCCGGGTGACGAATTCCGTACTCGCACCGGACTTGTCTCGATTGGCAATACGAGCTTCACCGTGAAGCAGACCGCGCACAACCAGCGCGACGAGCTCATCTGCGAAGCGACCGTCGTTTACGTGACGCTGGGTTCCGATGGGCGACCCGCTCGCGTTCCGGAACATTGGCGGTCGATCTTCCTGCCCTGGGATTGA
- a CDS encoding pyridoxal-phosphate dependent enzyme yields the protein MQTDEIVTGTHSLGDDIPLYRRFPALRALPRVSLCTPPSPVHEIEGIPDATQLWVKRDDFNAPVLGGNKVRGLEFLLGEVRPGDTVLTLGGAGSTHVLCTAIHARRIGAETMAMRWRHDMNSMADTISDKLARELTETRVGATPIGAIVRCGYVRLTRNVHFIPVGGTSPLGALGHVNAGLELAAQLKQGDLPTPANIVLPVGTGGTMAGIALGLAIAGLDIPVVGARVGPRIFVNLPKVRRTARDVARLISGITGETVPMPNNMHITHRVYGGAYGRPLAAGTAAADLLERVSGIKLDATYSAKAFVAALDLARMKKGPTLFWLTFDARCLTD from the coding sequence GTGCAGACCGACGAAATTGTCACAGGGACGCATTCGCTTGGCGACGACATCCCGCTCTACCGGCGCTTCCCCGCCCTTCGAGCGCTGCCCCGGGTATCGCTGTGCACGCCACCCTCTCCGGTGCACGAGATCGAGGGAATTCCCGACGCGACGCAACTCTGGGTCAAGCGCGACGACTTCAATGCTCCCGTGCTCGGCGGCAACAAAGTTCGCGGACTCGAGTTTCTCCTCGGCGAGGTAAGGCCGGGAGACACGGTCCTGACCCTGGGCGGAGCGGGGTCGACACACGTCCTCTGTACGGCGATTCACGCGCGAAGAATCGGCGCCGAGACGATGGCGATGAGATGGCGGCACGACATGAACTCGATGGCCGATACAATCTCGGATAAGCTGGCGCGCGAGCTGACAGAGACGAGAGTCGGTGCTACGCCAATCGGGGCGATCGTGCGGTGCGGATACGTGCGACTCACGCGCAACGTGCACTTCATTCCCGTCGGCGGAACTTCGCCGCTTGGCGCGCTCGGTCACGTGAATGCGGGTCTCGAGCTCGCAGCGCAGCTGAAACAGGGCGATCTCCCCACGCCGGCGAATATCGTGTTGCCGGTAGGCACTGGCGGAACGATGGCGGGCATTGCACTCGGCCTCGCGATCGCGGGACTGGACATTCCGGTGGTCGGTGCGCGCGTTGGCCCGAGGATATTCGTGAATCTTCCGAAGGTGCGGCGCACGGCGCGCGACGTCGCGCGGCTGATCTCGGGGATAACCGGAGAGACTGTGCCGATGCCGAACAACATGCACATCACTCACCGCGTTTACGGAGGCGCGTACGGGCGACCGCTTGCGGCAGGAACGGCGGCGGCGGATCTGCTCGAGCGGGTGTCCGGCATCAAGCTCGACGCCACGTACAGTGCAAAAGCGTTCGTCGCTGCGCTCGATCTTGCACGGATGAAAAAAGGGCCGACGCTGTTCTGGTTAACCTTCGACGCTCGCTGCCTCACTGATTGA
- a CDS encoding HRDC domain-containing protein — MKATDTESLLYLDTPQQVELFLDDISGVREIALDTEGASFHRFIDRIYLLQITTRERSAVIDPIPIGAPARLGEMLEDPAVEVVFHDADYDLRLLHQDYGWHVRNIFDTRIAAQLLGIKSFGLAALLEDFFGVKLEKKHQRADWSLRPLTQGMLDYAAQDTRHLLDLRDELLSRLEKLGRLEWAREEFERLEGTKWDPEDNGQSFLRIKGARDLTRRELALLRELVPWRDSVARELDRATFRVMGNEVLLDIARTAPRDAKQLAGLKGMPRGILERGGAAILSAVKRGLEVAEEHLPKFPRAAKWEREEDFEAKVTKLKTVRDAAATRLLLDPGVLCSRERLEAIVRAKPEKVKDLEDVPGLRRWQIAEMGEEFVSALKQTRSL; from the coding sequence ATGAAGGCGACGGACACCGAATCGCTCCTGTATCTCGACACTCCGCAGCAGGTCGAGCTCTTTCTCGACGACATTTCCGGAGTGCGCGAAATCGCGCTCGACACCGAGGGAGCGAGCTTCCATCGGTTCATCGATCGAATTTACCTCCTCCAGATCACAACGCGAGAACGGAGCGCGGTAATCGACCCGATCCCCATCGGCGCCCCCGCCAGGCTGGGCGAGATGCTCGAGGACCCGGCCGTCGAGGTCGTCTTTCATGACGCCGATTATGACCTGCGACTTCTGCACCAGGATTATGGCTGGCACGTAAGGAACATCTTCGACACGCGGATTGCCGCCCAGCTCCTCGGCATCAAATCGTTCGGGCTGGCGGCGCTGCTCGAGGATTTTTTCGGCGTGAAGCTCGAAAAGAAGCACCAGCGTGCCGACTGGTCGCTGCGGCCTCTCACGCAGGGGATGCTGGATTACGCGGCGCAGGACACGCGGCACCTCCTCGACCTGCGCGACGAGCTGCTATCCCGACTCGAGAAGCTCGGCCGGCTGGAGTGGGCGAGGGAGGAGTTCGAGCGGCTCGAGGGAACGAAATGGGACCCCGAAGACAACGGCCAGAGTTTCTTGAGGATCAAGGGCGCGCGCGATCTGACGCGGCGCGAGCTCGCGCTGCTCCGGGAGCTGGTGCCGTGGCGCGACAGTGTCGCGCGCGAGCTCGACCGCGCGACGTTCAGGGTGATGGGAAACGAAGTGCTGCTCGACATTGCGCGCACGGCGCCGCGCGACGCGAAGCAGCTCGCGGGTCTCAAGGGAATGCCGCGCGGAATTCTCGAGCGCGGCGGCGCGGCGATTCTCTCCGCGGTGAAGCGCGGGTTGGAAGTAGCGGAGGAGCATTTGCCGAAGTTTCCGCGCGCGGCGAAGTGGGAGCGCGAGGAGGATTTCGAGGCGAAGGTCACGAAACTCAAGACCGTTCGTGACGCGGCGGCAACGCGGCTGCTTCTCGACCCGGGAGTCTTATGCTCGCGTGAGCGACTGGAGGCGATAGTCCGCGCGAAGCCCGAGAAGGTGAAGGATTTAGAGGACGTTCCCGGGTTGAGACGCTGGCAGATCGCGGAGATGGGGGAGGAATTCGTCTCGGCGCTGAAGCAAACCAGAAGCCTCTAA
- a CDS encoding metal-sulfur cluster assembly factor encodes MSDQPVPTAPVVSEDQVKLALRRVKDPELDLNIMDIGLVYSIAVEGPKVKVDMTLTSPGCPSGPEIMGDAQREIESLPGVESADINLVWTPFWTPEKMEPRVRAYLGF; translated from the coding sequence ATGTCCGATCAGCCAGTTCCTACCGCTCCCGTCGTCAGTGAGGATCAGGTGAAGCTCGCCCTTCGCCGGGTGAAGGACCCCGAGCTCGACCTGAACATCATGGACATCGGCCTTGTCTATTCGATCGCGGTTGAAGGGCCGAAGGTCAAAGTCGACATGACTCTGACCTCGCCGGGCTGCCCCTCCGGCCCCGAGATCATGGGCGACGCTCAGCGCGAGATCGAAAGTCTTCCGGGAGTGGAGTCCGCCGACATTAATCTGGTGTGGACTCCGTTCTGGACGCCCGAGAAAATGGAGCCGAGAGTGAGGGCGTACCTCGGGTTTTAG